From Deferrisoma camini S3R1, the proteins below share one genomic window:
- the panB gene encoding 3-methyl-2-oxobutanoate hydroxymethyltransferase, translated as MAKFTIPEIRDRKRRGPPLVMITAYDYPTARIVDQAGVDLILVGDSLGMVCLGYPDTVPVTLDEMIHHTAAVARGAERALVVGDLPFLTYQVSPQQAVESAGRLVKEARADCVKLEGGRTQADKIEAIVTAGIPVMAHIGLTPQTATQLGGFKVQGRDAEAARALMEDAKAVEAAGAFAVVLECVPTKLATRISQGLSIPTIGIGAGPRCDGQVLVLHDLVGLFDRFVPKFVKRYADLGAEMRRAVETYCTEVREGAFPGPEHGFGEES; from the coding sequence ATGGCCAAGTTCACGATTCCTGAGATCCGGGACCGCAAGCGCCGGGGACCGCCCCTGGTGATGATCACGGCCTACGACTACCCCACGGCTCGCATCGTGGACCAGGCCGGCGTGGATCTGATCCTGGTGGGCGACAGCCTGGGCATGGTGTGCCTGGGCTACCCCGACACCGTGCCGGTGACCCTGGACGAGATGATCCACCACACCGCGGCCGTGGCCCGAGGGGCCGAGCGGGCCCTGGTGGTGGGCGACCTGCCGTTCCTGACCTACCAGGTGAGCCCCCAGCAGGCCGTGGAGAGCGCCGGCCGGCTGGTCAAGGAGGCCCGGGCCGACTGCGTGAAGCTGGAGGGGGGCCGGACCCAGGCCGACAAGATCGAGGCGATCGTCACGGCCGGCATCCCGGTCATGGCCCACATCGGGCTCACCCCCCAGACCGCCACCCAGCTCGGCGGCTTCAAGGTCCAGGGCCGGGACGCCGAGGCGGCCCGGGCCCTCATGGAGGACGCCAAGGCGGTGGAGGCGGCAGGGGCGTTCGCGGTGGTGCTGGAGTGCGTGCCCACCAAGCTGGCGACCCGCATCTCCCAGGGCCTCTCGATTCCCACCATCGGCATCGGCGCGGGCCCGCGGTGCGACGGCCAGGTGCTGGTTCTCCACGACCTGGTCGGCCTGTTCGACCGGTTCGTGCCGAAGTTCGTCAAACGCTACGCCGATCTGGGGGCCGAGATGCGCCGGGCGGTCGAGACCTACTGTACCGAGGTGCGCGAAGGCGCGTTCCCGGGGCCGGAGCACGGCTTCGGGGAGGAGTCGTAG
- a CDS encoding DUF4352 domain-containing protein, with translation MRKTLLGTVAIVSLLLAGLAFAQNIEVFSMGESVTVGKLVYQVNKAWWEKTPDGSDQYLGVAVTVTNKGSTRVQLPPFQLIDANGRPHEVNFSKIVWPKMALNAGETLSGKLYFHLPEGEGFRMVVSGGYDEGEFAYVEINEVN, from the coding sequence ATGCGCAAGACGTTGCTGGGAACCGTTGCGATCGTGTCGCTCCTGCTGGCGGGGCTGGCGTTCGCCCAGAACATCGAGGTGTTCTCCATGGGCGAGTCGGTGACCGTGGGCAAGCTGGTCTACCAGGTGAACAAGGCCTGGTGGGAGAAGACCCCGGACGGCTCGGACCAGTACCTGGGCGTGGCCGTGACCGTCACCAACAAGGGGTCCACTCGGGTCCAGCTTCCGCCGTTCCAGCTCATCGACGCCAACGGTCGGCCCCACGAGGTGAACTTCTCCAAGATCGTGTGGCCGAAGATGGCGCTGAACGCGGGCGAGACCCTGAGCGGAAAGCTCTACTTCCACCTACCCGAGGGCGAGGGGTTCCGGATGGTGGTCTCGGGCGGCTACGACGAGGGGGAGTTCGCCTACGTGGAGATCAACGAGGTCAACTGA